A region of the Nymphalis io chromosome 6, ilAglIoxx1.1, whole genome shotgun sequence genome:
cattattttagaatttgATTGACAAAAGGTTACAGTGAgttaaccttaaaagatagacatatagACGCGTGGGCGCGTAAACCAATATAtgccagcataagctgaaccctatttaatatgattgatcatatagatctaagctcaacttacattgtaattatctaaatctctgaaactgaccatttttaactttgttttgttcctataaactttcaatcatcatcaatttacagactatcatttataggtagcttAAGCTTCAgtcaattcaactgaacagttattttatagcattttataGAACAAATGTTTAAAGTGATTCtttacaatgaaataataaattacataactttattatttatgaaccgattgaaataaaacaaacactaaattttaagtgaatttaGCCACAATACATAAGTGAAAACCGCACccaaatccgttaagccgtgcacaaacgcacagacaaacaatctaacaattattgttttcgGTTCTTTTGCGTTGATAAAGaccgataatagttttactcaaatatcttccgTGTACAgatagcaataaataaaaatgtaattgtacatttttattatttgtatagatttataAGTATTGCATTTGCATTGcaggttttataattattagcaCATAgacgatataatattataaataaaaacaaaaaaagtcaAGAAagttaaataagaatttatataaaatcttctaCCAAATTTATTCCCTTTGTTTAAGCACAGCGCTTTACTGACGGTTTCACATTTTAGTAGAAACAATTTCAGCGTTGCCGTTAAAACATTGGTTATTAAGATCTTGAACTAAAATTATGGCACTCGGTAGAGTAAAATTCCTCGAGACCACCTGCGAAGAAACGTGGGCTGGAGAATACGCAATTACCCTCTCTGCGATGATTTTAATTTGCGTCTTACTGTCCTTACCTCGACTagcttaaaacaaattatattcaatgcacatatttatattaaacaggactcattatattgaaatttaaggTTCTATGGTTAGTGAGAATAGTAATTTTGTCatgttttatattgatatatatttttgtaaataaaattaatacttaatatgttTATGATGAAATCaccattatattattagtaactattctaataaaattaacaaattagctaactattatattgtaatattaaaaattattgataatttattttaaaaatacagtcAACAGTAAAATGTAGTTTGCTAAACTTTGCAGTTGTATGTGTTAGATAACGGCTTATTGTTTTACGAAACCCGCCtatttttaagtaaagcttgtagacaatattatttatatgtttattttaagctgagatggcctagtggtaagaacgcgtgaatcttaaccgatgatcgtggattcaaacctgggcaagcaccactgaatattaatgtacttaatctgtgtttataattcattgaaattctgccacatgtgtattccaccaacccgcattggagcagcgtggtggaataagctctaaaccttctcctcaaaatggtgtggaggcctcagcccagcagtgggacattaacaggctgttactgtactaatgtatttttttgtaattattcattttttacacTTTGAATTGTGTAATTACAACattgtattaaaacatttactgaaataattattaaatactttgttatttttactatttttttaaagactaTACAAAGAGCAAGCTCGTCTACCCAGACCAGATGAGtgaggtaccactcactcatcagatattctaccgcaaaacagtagcagtacttggtattgttgtgttccggtttgaagggtgagtgagccagtgtaattacaggcacaagggacaaaacatcttagttcccaaggttggtggcgcattggtgatgtaagcgatggttcacatttcttacaatgcccatgtctatgggttggtgaccacttacccatacgctcgtccgctttcctcttctataaaaaaatataaacttctaAATTTCTTCTTTATATctaaattttgatttgaatcTCATTCAATCAAGAATTCAATCTCATTGATATTCAAGGTCCATTTTATAGTAAATCCTGTAAACTGTTATCTTGTGTTTAACGCCTTTTGCCATTTTGGAATAAATGTCTAGTAAAACGATAATATCGTTTTAACGGCGTACCGTTAAAGACTATTGCTGTTTACATAAAGGAAGTCGTAACAAAATATTCCTTTCTCCGTAAACAATATAGAGAAAAGTTTGTCGTAATTTGAATCACTTCGTTGAAAACTATTTACATATTCCGTTTAAAGTTCGAACCTTCGACATACTTATTTATGCgttttgaaatgtaattttgCTATGTTTGTGTTAGCTTTATTCTTTCTCTAACCATAGCATagaaataatgtatttgtttacATGAACTAAAACATCAAACCTGTGGGAAAACACCGGCGGTCGTATgagaataaaaagttaattacacCACGGCCAATAAGTAAACAAGGAGGACACCCGCGTCGAGGCTTCTACGTTTATTTAATTCTAGGAAACGACTGCCCGCGCGCAATAGCGCGATGCAAAATAACGAGCACGAAATGGTTTGTCTCTacgtatattaaagtaaatataatccttgaatttaataatattattgtttatctcaagggattttttaattttttattattaagctcaCATTTTTAGTAtggcaataaaaacattaattttttactgtaatattaatttagttcggcaattatattttttttttttttatagaataggaaggcggacgagcatatggacctgatggtaagtggtcaccaacgctcttagacattggcattgtaagaaatgtcaaccatcgcttacatatccaatgcgccaccaaccttgggaactaagattttatgtcccttgtgcctgtaattacactggctcactcacccttcaaaccggaacacaacaatatcaagtattgctgttttgcggtagaatatctgatgagtgggtggtgatgtacctacccagacgagcttgcacaaagccctaccaccagtaaagatcaCCATCACCATCGAGTtaaagatccttccgcctctcctcagtttccgcccgcccagccactgcgcgtccgtggtatccaccatgcactgtactatcatctgcatagcaatgtatgttcccaagggagagcatatcattgatatgcaaaagaaagagtgtgggagatagcacagatccctgggggaccccagcattcactacatagaattgtgaagcgcaaccatctactaaaacacgaaggctacgcttgtgtaggaagctggcaatccaggtgcatagctgagcaggcagaccatatgccggtagcttggagagaagacttctgtgccagaccctgtcgaaagccttggagatatcgaggctgacagccaacgattatccatgcttgtcgatagcttcaccccagaggtgaagtactaccaccagtgatatctgatgagtgggtggtacctacccagacgagcttgcacaaagccctaccaccagtgaatatattttttatttactgttacaaaatatctcataattttataataagatattttgtaagacaaaattaagtataacacaaaataatggaaatattaCTTACCGTAACTACTTacttaagtttttttgtaaacaattgaGCTATGTTCAGAAATAggactaataaaaaaactaaatataaaacaatagcgTTCATAAACCAACaagttgaaaaattaaaaagtaatgccACATTTATATATGATAGATAGCTAGCTTTGATACAGTTACTCTTAgtcgtaaaattatttattaaatttctcaaCGAAAATTCTCGAAGGCCGCGACGGTAACGTTTTCGGAATATGTATAGTAATCTCAGGAATGAAGGTAAAGTAAGAACAAAAAGCTAAATTGGATTTTGCACATTCCTTTCTCGCTCCCATTTTGTATACAACACGCATACTGGTTGTTTGGATTGTATGTAATGGGAATACCGTAATGCgatagaaattattatcaagtttaaataattagctaaagaaaaacaaattgtttgtttttgtagtacttattttgcaataattttaaatggaaTATTTTCGCATAAAGtggtcaataatattttagtatgccTAAAAGGGAAGCGAACGATATAGTGTTTGATtgatagacaattttttttttttttatcctggcgtattaaaataaaatacatacacgtTCATTTACTTCTGTGTGTATCTTAGAGCATtgcgaaattttaaatattatttttgaaggcGGTGACTTGGAAACTTGAAATTAGTAATGAGTTAAATCGTCTTATTAATTCtctaatatgaaataaacattatatgagATTGCTGATGTACAAGTCGTTTAATTCGATGCAAATATGTGGTATCAGTATAAATAGCCTCATCGCCTAAATTGTAATGTAACACAATTTgaagtaagtaataaattttaatataattcatttatttttaatattgcctttgtgtattgaattattatttatttataagttatgatttatgtatattataaaaaactacattaaaaagaaatgcttattttaaaataaatttatatgtgattttaaattatgtatataattataaatgtatttaaagaataaaactaCATGGACACAGTAattttggatttatttattcataatccACGTTTGTAAATTGGGAAACTTACACATATtagtcagtttaaaaaaaatataaatatggctACAAAAAGAACAGTTCCTGCAAGGTATGGTagaaagttataaaaattaaaatgtatgtattttacaaattaagtaTCGTAACCACTTTCTTATAACTGTAAAACAAACTTACAAATTCATCGGATATTTTAACATTCTACCTGAgcgttttaaacataatttcactataaataatagatttaacattattttttaataaaggatGAAAcactaaatatacaataattgtcAAAAGAATAATATTCTATCTACAATATACAGGTAACAAACATTAACtatgtacattttatattcGGACTAGTTTCCGGTCGTAAtcgaaaattgttttaatttttttacaaaatttacaaaagtGAACACCGAAAGATGCATTTATGTAACAAGTAATGAGAAACAAGATAcatgaaattgatttaaaatcttCGAAAATTTTGCTaaatgttttaagtattttattaactattgaTTAAGTCGTCTGAGGACAAAATGTTATCTTTAAAGTGAAACACGGACAGCTTCTGTTACATTGTggtagttaaataattttttttaaatgtttttttgcaagctccttataataaatattgatggaGGAATTGATACATTTgtctaataaaatacgaaatattaggagttcacttttatattaaaattgaatgtctagtgaaatttaaaatttcacgtataattaataatgtcacCTACACACTAACAATGTATGTACATGCGGCAGACCGCATAAAGCTCTCTTAAAAAGTTACACATATTttcaacatataataattaacctatctatgtttatatacaattattgctATGAAATTGCGCTTTAAACGCTTAAAAATTCACCATAAAGTGGCTTAGTGCCGAcacttataaaatacaataattaaatgtaatgtttacaTTTACGCTCTGTTCATATGTATAAGGACATGACAAAACTTTAGTCTATTTACATATGACAGAGAAAAAAATCCCGTCATATAAATCTCACAATAATATACTCGTATAAGCGTTGACTTGGgtggaaataaaatgaaaacataatcGAAACTGAAATGTACCGATATGAGCAATCACCGAGTTCTTGTTCATttgaacagataataaatactttgtaaCTAGCaagtaaaactataatataaattggcTTCACCATGATAtgctttaataattgtaaaaaagttGTCAAAAAAGCtttagtaagaaaaaaaaaagaaaaacatcataTAAAATTACGACTTGGAGGACTAGTTTTTTTTGTAGAGCTTTTATGAGAGAGTGCTGGAGGACGAATGCTTCTATAAAGgcgattttattacatttgaagTTAATGAATgaagatatttataaacttttaagtaataattataaatttgaataaaaattattcaaatgcaggttattattcatttacatatttcagCCGATTGATAGTCATGCAAAAGAGGATgacgttttttatttcaatataagaaTGATCTATACGAAAATCTTTACGAACTAGTAGTAAGTAGTTTAATtggatttaaaagaaataaataaagctgaTCAGATATTAACATCAGTCTTATTTCTAAAAGTATAAATGTCATTAGCGTTTAGGACATCTATTGGAGTTTTACCATTTATATTGGCAAATAATACCTTAACTATTCTCTAAAATCtctaattgaaatatttcatacatttatctTATTCTGGCAACATTGAAGAGCCGCATAAAAgggataaataattcaattggcagtcatattgtaaaatgtttacTAAACTGTAAGACCTTACAAAAAATTGTAAgtctatgaaatttaaattaatgtaaaaacatttttttaaatgtaatttttttttgttttttttaaatactcatccaaataatttcaaatactaTCTCGCTTGCACCGCTTCAAAGCTAAGCTTCATTTTAAGCGGGCTGCTCCGAGGTAGTAGGTGATGCGGACTACGGCGCATGCGGCGCTCGCGCCCGCGCCAGTGTCTAGACCAGCGCAGGCGCGGCGGCCCTCGCTCAGGCACGATGAGGATGGGCTGAGCTTAAAGAAGAACTACTAACACCTGAATCACTACTCTTTTCTGAAGCGCATGGTTCTCCTCCAGCTACAAATTTTACAACATTCAATTTATGGTCGGACTCGCAAGTGTCATCTCTCGCACCTCCTGGTAGACCTCCACTGCGAACGTTCGCCTTTTCTCCAATAGTCCCAGGATACCGTTCAATTCTGTCACATTCAGCATCATCGGGTTGTCGACGGCGAATAGAGCGTTTTGCCTGAGGTGCCGGTTCTGGTGGCCTATGAGATGGCTCGTCGGTTCTATGAACAAGTGGCGATGTACGCACGCGTACTCCGCCGACGCCTACTCCGGCTTCGTAACAGCCAGAATCACGAGGAAATTGACGTCGTCCAAATGGTGAATCTCCTCCTTCTGAACTAGAGCCACCTCCCTCGCCCTCACCTTCACCTTCGCCACCTAGAGATAGTTTAcactactttatttattaataagttacaTTTTGAGTTATACTAAGAGATcgtatagttaatttttttaaattaaatgtatatttatgtattgatcTATAAAGAAAATTGAATTTACTATAACTTACATTCAAGCTGGTGCAGCAGTTGCACAGCGGCGAGGATGCGTGTACGATGATCGGGTGTCATAATCCCCAAATAGTCTAAATCAGATGGTTCAATTTCTTTGAAAAGCTCGATGTCTTCATATCCATTTCTTGAAAAAGCAACCATATATTCTGGCAAATCTATTCTTCGTAACAGTTCTTCCACAGTTCTTGGCCTAGTTTCCCAAAGTCTTTCGCGGCTTTTACACCACTTTGATGATCTTGATCTAATTGTATCTCTTTCAGAGAGTACTTCGACATTAGCAAACTTGAAATTTCCcactttgttatttaatacgCCACGCCAGATACCGGATGCGTTCATGTTGATTACTTCTATTATATCTCCTTTCtgttaacaataattttctataaattatattgggagtatacaaatatgtaattacgTGTGATATGTACAGCTTAATGAACATTAATAACGTGTTTTAACTTAAACATATAAGTAATACACAAATAGTTTAATTCACcaattataaattctatataaaaacaagaGGTTAGTCGCTAGAGTAAATAAATCCTAAGGAATGATTGCCGATTCAAATTCGAGcaaacactactgaattttcatgtgcttcaattgtatttataattattcatctcgAGCTCAGATGTGAAGAAAGACATGATGGGAACCggcatgtgtcggataaaattccACAAGTCGACCAACGCGCATAGGGGCAGCGCAGTGAAGTAAGCTCTAAGCCCTTAGCCTAGACTTTTACTATcccttttaaacaaaaaacataaattgcaTTAACTTTCATTATATGGAcggatattaatatgtatatatgactttatatatttgatatttaatatacacttaaaacAGATGAAAACGTTACCTTGTATCTTAAGGCATCTTTTTCATAAATGTTGGGGACGTAATCCACGAGTGCTCGAGCGCGACACAGCATTTGCGGTACAAGTAGACTCCGCCCCGCTGGACTTAATTCTATGTTTTCTTCTGCCGAGAGAGACGAATGATTACTACCAGCACGAACCAATGCCTGGGTgcctgtacataaatataattttgcttaaaGGTCTAAAAAACATGCCATTTTCAGCCAAAAATCTCATGAAATTGAAATACCTGTTGTCACACATTTACACTGCTATTACTCgctgttattttttacattatttattagtagGAAATTCAATATTAGGTGCTGGGAAAATATATACACGTGATCGGTAACATAAATAATGGGCGTTATGGTACATAGAAAGGAAAGACaaacttatttacaaatatttttatattacacagacaaaaacttaataaatccACTCACTACTGCCTGAGCCGCTGGGAAGACTTTCGAAAGAACTATTAGAACAGGGGAATGCTTGATCGCCACTTGTTCGACAATCGGAGGGTACATCTGGCCCTCTTTCTTGTCTTAATCTTGATATCTTTCTTTGGACATCTTGTCGCAGACCTCTTACTTTGCCTGCTAAGCTTGACACTCCCTCACATTCTTCCGCTGACTGGAATAGTTGATAAAACGCATTAAGCGGGTAGATAAATCAAATGCAATATagttttgttttgatataatttatttaattatgccaGACACTTTGTTTATTAATGCAACTCATATATTACCTTATGTACAGTTGCTATATGTTGTGAATCTGTTTCACTTTCTTGATCTTCGTAATCTGATGACGCCGGAGATAAGGGGTCAATTCCTATCCGATAGCTCGACATTTGCCTATAACCTCTTCTATAGTCCCGTTCGGATCGACTTGATTCTAGCGATATACCAGACAACCGCGAGCCTATAGATTGGATATCAGATGTAGCGTAATCCCCGCTTTCCCTATCTCTCGCTGTTCTCAATGGTATCACAGTGGTTGGGTAGGGGCCGCTTTGCGGTATTATTAATCCCCTTCGTGGGGCTCTCGCTAAACTTATATCGCCTGCGGTTCTAAGAGATATAACTCCTTCACTTCTTGGCTCGTTTCTCAGATTTAATGTAAAACACACGCGTCCATTTTGAAACGAAGCTGCTGGCGCTCCACTTCCCATAAGGAAATCTTCAGGATCACTCTCGTACGGTGGTTCATCATACCAGTGCCCCCTTCCGGAGAGCCCTCTGGCTTCATCATCATACATATATGTGTCGTCTGTAAACGAGTCTTCAATTAGGCTTGAATGGCGCAGTTTTTTAAGTGCAAATAAAATCATACGTGCTAACATAAAGTCGAAAAAAGTTTACCGGTTAATCCCTGTTACAAAGTGGCGCTTTCACTGACAACACTGCGAATAAGCTGTTTACGAACATCGGAAAGCCGTGCGTGGTTGAtgcaaaatattcaaaaacaacATGCATACAGCACTTTGtcgcaaattaaatacatttcttgATGAATGAAGATGAACTcactatcatttttttttttactttatgcaACACATAATTATTTAGCAAACACTTGTATTAAAGATACGAGTTGTCTTCTGAGTCAAAGatctttaataacttatttgcaTTGAAATTAAGACATGATTGATGGAAAATGCACATCGAAAGCAAACCGAAGGAATGATGCCGGACGATAAATCAATAaacattaatcaataataagcATTCCGCAACGATgaccaataaattaaatatcaaaaaacatCGTGCAAGCAACAtgcttcataaataataatttccttataGAGGCTTGAATATTTTGACTttgtctattatttttaaagttattgttgATAACTGAATAGCAAAGCAAAGATAATTAAACTATAAGAGCaatctgaaataaaaacaaataaaaataaaacaatttaaaaataattataagtcaaAACATTGCAAGATGACCGGATACGAGTACAGTTACCGTACAGTAGTGGTTAGAAATCAATATTGCCATGtctaatgaaatgaataatgatTTATGTGTATATGAGTGATTCTAATGTTGATAATGAGTATTTTTTACGCTATATACAATAACTCTACTATTAACAAAAGTAtgactttacaaattaattaattaaaccaatAATAACGTTTCATTTGAAAAGacaacaaataaatttcatcGAAAAATAGGTCCAATTACTGAATATAATCGATACATGTGATACTTTCGACGAATCCATatggaaattttatatttttattatttatttatgatgtaaagatttaatattgacgagccagttggcgtggttggtagatacttgcctttcacgctgaaggttgtgggttcgattcccacccaggacagacatttgtgtgcatgaacatgtctgtttgtcctgagtctgggtgttattatctatataagtatgtatttacaatagaaaagtagtatatgtagtatatcagttgtctggtttccattgcacaagctctgcttaatttgcgatcagatggccgtgtgtgaataatgtcccaggatattattaataatattatctgtgtgactgcctcgttggtctggtgtaaggccgcagactcggaggtcctgggttcaattcccaggtcaggccaataaaagttattgggtttttctggcagaaaattctcagtagcagcccgagtctggaagttggaagtgttttgcctcggaaagcacgtaaagccgttggtcctgagcatgaactctttccagtcgtgtcggattgccatcccatcggattatgagagttaagaaatagaaagtgcacctgtgtttgtacacacacttgtgcactataatatctcctgcattgTTAGTTAATTACTCtcgagattggtcgccgtgaccgaaattggtctggaggacattattattattatctgtgtaaTGTTAAAACATTAAACGATTAAGTATTTGACTTATACGGTAAATGGTTATAAATCTAACAACTACTGTACATGAATTGAACATATTATTTTCacaggtttattttttatcaatattatataatt
Encoded here:
- the LOC126768881 gene encoding uncharacterized protein LOC126768881 isoform X1; the encoded protein is MASSTTGNIVVEWLRSLHLGQYSESFIDNGYDDLEICKQVGEPDLDAIGVLNPAHRQRLLHSVRVLREEGAAAVYFTLEEAAAARDSCRCEEETRKEQATVSVEPAKYADEYEEGKAELVKIPRIQLKRLLRERLAQDGIRLSLQPYSTTDGDRGYLEGLASRYADLFSTHYGDVLDHLEELRRHEWDEMSPRMRVLGGTGTPQTPPSASPGSLALNNLTTSHSQPIYVPGKYSPSSCLTDKEEDEIYGFGYGVFGKQMLQRQQQQKQLLLAQPTQPLIHNQQHNYQSCLSPRSAYFYEFPPSDNCLGTAKKKATTFSRLLRGLKSHRKEKHGSCSPKHSHSPRQTLPPQRVDTPDSVLQSGLGLGPGPDTALRSMVDPRDYDRLRFFQMSAAQPNTFEETIHRLKVQEAMKKKDKLAREQEEILRDIRHGLMNMGREGVRGPFGDDTYMYDDEARGLSGRGHWYDEPPYESDPEDFLMGSGAPAASFQNGRVCFTLNLRNEPRSEGVISLRTAGDISLARAPRRGLIIPQSGPYPTTVIPLRTARDRESGDYATSDIQSIGSRLSGISLESSRSERDYRRGYRQMSSYRIGIDPLSPASSDYEDQESETDSQHIATVHKSAEECEGVSSLAGKVRGLRQDVQRKISRLRQERGPDVPSDCRTSGDQAFPCSNSSFESLPSGSGSSTQALVRAGSNHSSLSAEENIELSPAGRSLLVPQMLCRARALVDYVPNIYEKDALRYKKGDIIEVINMNASGIWRGVLNNKVGNFKFANVEVLSERDTIRSRSSKWCKSRERLWETRPRTVEELLRRIDLPEYMVAFSRNGYEDIELFKEIEPSDLDYLGIMTPDHRTRILAAVQLLHQLECGEGEGEGEGGGSSSEGGDSPFGRRQFPRDSGCYEAGVGVGGVRVRTSPLVHRTDEPSHRPPEPAPQAKRSIRRRQPDDAECDRIERYPGTIGEKANVRSGGLPGGARDDTCESDHKLNVVKFVAGGEPCASEKSSDSGVSSSSLSSAHPHRA
- the LOC126768881 gene encoding uncharacterized protein LOC126768881 isoform X3; translation: MASSTTGNIVVEWLRSLHLGQYSESFIDNGYDDLEICKQVGEPDLDAIGVLNPAHRQRLLHSVRVLREEGAAAVYFTLEEAAAARDSCRCEEETRKEQATVSVEPAKYADEYEEGKAELVKIPRIQLKRLLRERLAQDGIRLSLQPYSTTDGDRGYLEGLASRYADLFSTHYGDVLDHLEELRRHEWDEMSPRMRVLGGTGTPQTPPSASPGSLALNNLTTSHSQPIYVPGKYSPSSCLTDKEEDEIYGFGYGVFGKQMLQRQQQQKQLLLAQPTQPLIHNQQHNYQSCLSPRSAYFYEFPPSDNCLGTAKKKATTFSRLLRGLKSHRKEKHGSCSPKHSHSPRQTLPPQRLKVQEAMKKKDKLAREQEEILRDIRHGLMNMGREGVRGPFGDDTYMYDDEARGLSGRGHWYDEPPYESDPEDFLMGSGAPAASFQNGRVCFTLNLRNEPRSEGVISLRTAGDISLARAPRRGLIIPQSGPYPTTVIPLRTARDRESGDYATSDIQSIGSRLSGISLESSRSERDYRRGYRQMSSYRIGIDPLSPASSDYEDQESETDSQHIATVHKSAEECEGVSSLAGKVRGLRQDVQRKISRLRQERGPDVPSDCRTSGDQAFPCSNSSFESLPSGSGSSTQALVRAGSNHSSLSAEENIELSPAGRSLLVPQMLCRARALVDYVPNIYEKDALRYKKGDIIEVINMNASGIWRGVLNNKVGNFKFANVEVLSERDTIRSRSSKWCKSRERLWETRPRTVEELLRRIDLPEYMVAFSRNGYEDIELFKEIEPSDLDYLGIMTPDHRTRILAAVQLLHQLECGEGEGEGEGGGSSSEGGDSPFGRRQFPRDSGCYEAGVGVGGVRVRTSPLVHRTDEPSHRPPEPAPQAKRSIRRRQPDDAECDRIERYPGTIGEKANVRSGGLPGGARDDTCESDHKLNVVKFVAGGEPCASEKSSDSGVSSSSLSSAHPHRA
- the LOC126768881 gene encoding uncharacterized protein LOC126768881 isoform X2, giving the protein MASSTTGNIVVEWLRSLHLGQYSESFIDNGYDDLEICKQVGEPDLDAIGVLNPAHRQRLLHSVRVLREEGAAAVYFTLEEAAAARDSCRCEEETRKEQATVSVEPAKYADEYEEGKAELVKIPRIQLKRLLRERLAQDGIRLSLQPYSTTDGDRGYLEGLASRYADLFSTHYGDVLDHLEELRRHEWDEMSPRMRVLGGTGTPQTPPSASPGSLALNNLTTSHSQPIYVPGKYSPSSCLTDKEEDEIYGFGYGVFGKQMLQRQQQQKQLLLAQPTQPLIHNQQHNYQSCLSPRSAYFYEFPPSDNCLGTAKKKATTFSRLLRGLKSHRKEKHGSCSPKHSHSPRQTLPPQRVDTPDSVLQSGLGLGPGPDTALRSMVDPRDYDRLRFFQMSAAQPNTFEETIHRLKVQEAMKKKDKLAREQEEILRDIRHGLMNMGREGVRGPFGDDTYMYDDEARGLSGRGHWYDEPPYESDPEDFLMGSGAPAASFQNGRVCFTLNLRNEPRSEGVISLRTAGDISLARAPRRGLIIPQSGPYPTTVIPLRTARDRESGDYATSDIQSIGSRLSGISLESSRSERDYRRGYRQMSSYRIGIDPLSPASSDYEDQESETDSQHIATVHKSAEECEGVSSLAGKVRGLRQDVQRKISRLRQERGPDVPSDCRTSGDQAFPCSNSSFESLPSGSGSKENIELSPAGRSLLVPQMLCRARALVDYVPNIYEKDALRYKKGDIIEVINMNASGIWRGVLNNKVGNFKFANVEVLSERDTIRSRSSKWCKSRERLWETRPRTVEELLRRIDLPEYMVAFSRNGYEDIELFKEIEPSDLDYLGIMTPDHRTRILAAVQLLHQLECGEGEGEGEGGGSSSEGGDSPFGRRQFPRDSGCYEAGVGVGGVRVRTSPLVHRTDEPSHRPPEPAPQAKRSIRRRQPDDAECDRIERYPGTIGEKANVRSGGLPGGARDDTCESDHKLNVVKFVAGGEPCASEKSSDSGVSSSSLSSAHPHRA